The genomic segment AGTAAAAAAAATAAAATGACTACTGAATATAATGAATATACGGACTCAGTAAGTAGTATAGAAAAAAATTCTACTTTATCTATTTGGGGGAAAAAGGTAGAGGGTAAGATAGTAGCGGAAATAATTGTTATACAAAAACCAATCATAAATCAAGAAGGGTCTACTATAAGTCATACAGAGGATAAAAGAAATAAGAAGACTACAGACAATAAATCAAAAGATGATATTCAAATTCCAGAAGCGAAGTCTGATATAGAAGGTTGCTTTAAAGAGTATGAAAATGCTGTAATAACAATTAACCGTATAGATAATTTCGAAAGTGGGGAGTCTACTATTTCCGTTTCATCCGATAATAAGGTGAAAATAAAAGTACAGGATGATACAAATTATATTATTAAAGTTATAACTTCAGCAGGAGAAGTAAGGTCTATAAAATCAACTTCTATAGATGATATGAAAAAGGGCGACAAGTTAGATGTTTGGGGAGAAAGTTCTGATGGAGCACTAATAGCTGATAAGATAGTAATTATAAGGATGGAATAAAATTAATATTAGCAAACTCTCCATAGTAAAGTAAAAACCCTGGTAGCATATCAGAAATACAATATTTAAAAGATAAAATAATAAAAAATAGACAATGATAATTTTATAATAGAGTAGAAACAAGAATATATATAAGAAAAAGATGTACCGATTGAATTATAATAATCCTATAAGTGGAATTTAAAGAGTAACAGGATATTTAAGTTTGGATGAAAGATTTGGACTAGGTAAATATCATGAAAGACAAGATAGGAGATCACATACAGGAACTGATAAAAATAATTATCAAGTTTTATAAAAGATATACCTAGCAGGGTGATTCGTGTTGATTAACATGAATTACCCTGCTTTTGAAGTTGATTAATTAGAAAAACAGGAACCCACTGATAACAGAATTTATGAAATATATATGGATAAAAATATAGTAAAATCAAGATAATAATAACTTAAGTTTCGGAGCATAGAGTAATTCTTTCTTCCTAAACCACGCCAGTATACGCTTAATAATTCTAAATTTCTTTCTGATAATAAAGTATATCTCTCTTTATTTCCTTTACCACTTCTAATTCTAATCTTCATGTCATTAATTTAACTAGAATCGATGCACGCCGTCGGGTACCCAAAAAAGGACTAGCTTTATCATTAGTAGCTCTTAGTTTACCATGGTTTGAGGGACGAAAACACTGGGAAGCTTAGAGAGTCTTATGCTGAAGCTTGTTCTCTTTTTGGGTGACGGTATACGTGCCCAGACCTTGTCCTTCCAAATTCCCTATACTACTAGTAGCTATAAAATATAATAATTATTATAATAAGGTTTTATAAAATATATATACTATAATAATATTTCGATATCCAAGAAGGAAAACACGAAGACTAATTACTTTTTTAAAATTTGTAGGATGCTGGTAAATGGACGAGTTTGTGACCTCTACTATAAATTTATTTTTTTGAAATTCTAAATTTTCAGAACTGAAAATAGCCAAAGTGATGATAGAAAGAAAGGTGTAATCATAACAAATTCTTCAGGCAAATTAGATTTACAACATATTTATATTTTGGATAAAGAAAATAACATACTATACGAAAAAACATTCCAGTAAAAATAAAAGGATAGCTTTTAAAATCTATCCTTCATATTCTTACCATGTCATGTTAGGCGACTTAATAGTTCCATCAAAATTACCATAGTAACTATCCATAAAATAATTTGCACTCAAACCATACCAAAAAGTACCTGCAGGCCTACCGTAAATACATGCAGTGGCCGATGCAAAATTCTTATTATAATTTCTACTATAACCCGATTTTATAATTTTATAATTATTATTAAATACGTAAGCATGTGATGAACTTATGATTGCAAAAAAACCTAATTGCTCTTGACTCTCATTCAACCCGTTAACAACCTTCTCAATGTCTTTTCCTAAATTACTAACAGTAAAAATTTGTATTTAATGCTAACTAATAACTCCATATTTTTAGATTGAGTATCTGCAAGTGACTTTTATACTGTTCCACTTCAACTTTATATTTTTTATATTCCTCAAGTATTCCTGTAAGAGGGGTAGTAACCGCAAAGCCAGTTATTTACAGTTGGATATTATTATTTGAATATTGCGAGTTAGAATTAATATGTAAAAGTTCTACCTCAAAAAAGTATATAACATCAGTGTAAATCATTGATATACCAAGGATTTAATCACTAAATGATAAAGCTCTTATTTTTTTGCTCAAAACAAGTTAGTTAAAGTAGAATTATAGTATTGATAACACTAACTAAGCGAGAGATAAAAATGGCGATAATTCTGATTATGATTTAGTAGATAACATGAGACCTTTGAAAGTAATTTAACATTACTCCGATAATGGGTATAATATTCCTAAAAGTTACGTCAAATTGATAAATTAATGCGTCATATAAAGTATTAATAAACACATGTAAGTGGTAATTTAGTAATTTAAAAAAATGTCTTGTTTTCTATTTTAAAGCATTATATGATGTTTATAGACATCGATGTACTTTATAAAGAAAGGAAGAATTATGAATATAGAAATTGAAAAAACTTCATTTTATAGAATTGCTTATATAAGGCAGGTTGGATCTTATGGGCAGAATAATATTAAAGTAATGGAAAAATTAAAGAAATGGGCTAAGTCTAATGGACTGCTTAATGAGCAATCTATCATACTAGGAATTGCCCATGATAACCCTAAAATAGTAGAACCTGAAAATTGTCGTTATGACACAGGTCTCGTTATTTCAAATGATTATTGCATTAGTGATGATTATATTAGTGATGGTAACATTCTTGGAGGAAAATATGCAGTTTTTAAAATAAGACATACAGCTGAAGAAGTTCAAAAAGCGTGGCTTGCAATTTTTCCGGAATTATTCAAGAAAGGGTATCAACTGGATGAGGCAAGACCTATTCTTGAAAGGTATAAAACTGAAATGGTTAAAAACCATTTTTGTGAAATTTGTGTACCAATTAACTAAAATTTAGTTTTAATAATTTATAGGTTATAGAATTTAATAAAATACGTAAGTCTTACGCATTAGTTGTGTCCCATTCTTCATACTTTACATCATAACAGCCACGAAATAGTAGTTCCGTTTTTGATTTATAGTTCATCAAAAATGGAGAATACTGTCTTATGGCTGTTTTTTTCACGAATCGTCTCAATACCCCATATATTTAATAACTGTTTTATTGCATCAGCGTCTTGGGAATATATGCTTAACCGGGCGAATTTACGCTTTGCGGTTTCTACCCCAATAACATCTCCATCCTAAAGCATTATCAAATATATATGATGCTATAAGCAATGTATTCTTGAATTTCAAATCCATTTATTTACATGCTTATAGCCGTTTTTGGTTCCGTTACTACATATACCCATAGTAGGTTGAAAACAAAAAAACAGATCCTGCTGTAGTGCAGTAGGATCTGTTTCCCTTGGGGGAAGGGGAAATAATTTCATTTGCTTTAGACAAGTTTACTGACTGCTACTAAGATTAAATAGAATGATGAATGCTTAGGTACTTTAATAGATTAGTTTACTTTTGGGCAGTGAGTAGGATTGTCCAAAGCTTCATTTGTGACCTAGAGTAGTGAAAGAGCTTGTGCCACATCAGGTTTTAGTATGAAGAATGAAGGAGAAAATATGCTGTGGATCAGCCTTTGACTGCGGAGTAAAATAATTAATGTTTTAAAATATATTTACAATGTAACGATTAAGGCTGTAAAGTGCTTAGTTTAACAATTTAAATCTTTAAGATGTCAATTTCAATATAAATTAAATTTATGATGTCCTAAACAATCAATATTATTCATCAAGTGAGTGGTTATTACTATCATAAATTCACTCCTAAAAAGTGTCCCTGAGAACACAAAATCAATGTACTCCATTTATAATATATCAGATAAAACAATACATTCAAATATACAATAAGGGAAAAGGCGTTAGTTTAATTTGATATAAACCTTTATATATCAACGCTTTATGTTGCTTTTATGAATGTAAGGTTTTGCTTAAAAGATTACATTCGTACATAAGAATTTAAAACTTGAGATTTATAAAAATAATCTGATCTATGAATTCAGCAAGTGAAATAATTACATTTATGTAACTACACTTTCCTTAGCGTACGAAATAACATTTTTGCTGACGATACCCCAACATTATATTTTTCTTTTAATTTCCGGACATTTTATATTGCAATCTACATTCTCAAAGGTTTGAGTCACAAAAAGTTGACAAAGTAGTATATTACTAATATAATACCCATTAAACATATAGGTATTATAAAAAAATTAATGAGGTTCACCAGAAAACTGGAGGATGAAATTATTTCTAAATTATAGAAGCTGTTTTGACCTTTTTATTTATATTTTAAACAAATAAATCAAGAAAGGAAATGAAAATATGAATAGGCAAAATTTAAAAGATGAAATGACTCCAAAAGAAAGAGCGGAAGCAATAGCAAAAGGTAAGTCTTACGATAGAATTCAATGTGGACCTAGTATTGGTGATCATGCTGCAAATCTTATAAATGTAAAGGTGTCTGAACTTCATTTTTCAGTAGAAAAATTTTTACAGGGACAAATTGCAGCAAATGAAAAATATGCCATTGAGTCAACCATTATCGGGCCAGGCCTTGGAGGAATCGCAGAAGCATTGGGAAGTAAACTTGTTTTCCCTGACCATGGGGCTCCTTATGTTGCAGATTACGCAATAAAGAACTTTTCGGATTTGGACAAGATTTCCTTGGCAGATCCTCAAAAGTCCGGTAGGTTCCCCTTTATTTTACAGACTGCTGAAGCTCTTGTAGATAAGTTAGGAAAAGAAATACCAGTTTCTGTTGGAATTCCAGGACCTTTTACAACTGCAGGAAATCTTAGAGGTACAGTAAATTTCTTACGAGATTTAAGAAAAAATCCAGAATTTGCACATAGGATTCTTAGACTTGTAACAGATACAACTATTGCGTTTATTAAGGAAGTGGCTAAGCGTGATGTGAGCATAGAAATTGATGAACCAACTGCTTCAGGGGCTTTAATAAGTAAGGACATGTTTGCAAAATTTACTTTGCCATATTTAAAAGAGGTTATTGATGCAATTATCAGTTCTGGTAAAAGTGCTCCTTCCCTACACATTTGCGGAAATACAACAAAGATTTGGACACTTATGGCAGATGCCGGGGCAGGCGCTTTAAGTCTTGATGAAACTATAGATTTAAAAGAAGCAAAAAAGGTTATAGGTCACAGAGTAATCCTTGTAGGCAATGTGAAGCCTACGGCCACCATGTATTTGGGTACTCCTCAAGATGTTGAAAGAGAAGCAAAGGAATGTCTTAGAAAAGCTTATGACAGTCCAAAGGGATATATTCTTGCTTTAGGTTGTGGTTTGCCAATAGATACTCCGCCTGAAAATATTCTTTCCTTACGTGCTGCAGCTAGGAAATACGGCAAATATCCATTTGATCCTGAACTTTTTAGATAAGGGGGTATTTATATGACTATGAAAATTATTGCTTGTGAGGTTATGAAAAAAGAGTTGCTTTCTATAACTCCAGTACTTGATGTTGAATTTGAGTTTATATCTATGAATCTACATCTTTATCCTGAAAAACTTAGGAAAGAATTGCAGTGCATAATTGAAAGATCAACAGGGTATTCGAGAATTATTTTAGCTTTCGGCTTGTGCGGTGGGGCAGCTAAGGGTTTGGTGCCCACCCATTGCACTCTAACAATACCTAAAGTACACGATTGTATTTCAATTTTTCTTGATTCAGGTAAATTAAATCAAGGTATTTATGAAAAGAAAACAGGTACCTTTTATTTATCTTGTGGTTATATGAACTCAGAGAAATCAATACTTGCTGAGCACAATCGTATTAAAGATAAATATGGTGAAAAGAAAGCTCTAAAAGTCCTCTCAAGAATGTATGAAGGTTATAACCAGATATTGTTTATTAAAACCGGTTGTTGCAGCGAAAAGGCTGATATTGAACAATCCGAAGAAATAGCAAAACTGCTTAACCTAAGTCATGACACAATTAAAGGAAGTGATACTTTTATTGAACAGATTGTAAAAGGTCCATGGGACAATGATAAATTTATAAATATAAGTCC from the Clostridium sp. CM027 genome contains:
- a CDS encoding DUF1638 domain-containing protein — protein: MTMKIIACEVMKKELLSITPVLDVEFEFISMNLHLYPEKLRKELQCIIERSTGYSRIILAFGLCGGAAKGLVPTHCTLTIPKVHDCISIFLDSGKLNQGIYEKKTGTFYLSCGYMNSEKSILAEHNRIKDKYGEKKALKVLSRMYEGYNQILFIKTGCCSEKADIEQSEEIAKLLNLSHDTIKGSDTFIEQIVKGPWDNDKFINISPGGIVKEDDFNIGIK
- a CDS encoding uroporphyrinogen decarboxylase family protein, which translates into the protein MNRQNLKDEMTPKERAEAIAKGKSYDRIQCGPSIGDHAANLINVKVSELHFSVEKFLQGQIAANEKYAIESTIIGPGLGGIAEALGSKLVFPDHGAPYVADYAIKNFSDLDKISLADPQKSGRFPFILQTAEALVDKLGKEIPVSVGIPGPFTTAGNLRGTVNFLRDLRKNPEFAHRILRLVTDTTIAFIKEVAKRDVSIEIDEPTASGALISKDMFAKFTLPYLKEVIDAIISSGKSAPSLHICGNTTKIWTLMADAGAGALSLDETIDLKEAKKVIGHRVILVGNVKPTATMYLGTPQDVEREAKECLRKAYDSPKGYILALGCGLPIDTPPENILSLRAAARKYGKYPFDPELFR
- a CDS encoding GyrI-like domain-containing protein, with the protein product MNIEIEKTSFYRIAYIRQVGSYGQNNIKVMEKLKKWAKSNGLLNEQSIILGIAHDNPKIVEPENCRYDTGLVISNDYCISDDYISDGNILGGKYAVFKIRHTAEEVQKAWLAIFPELFKKGYQLDEARPILERYKTEMVKNHFCEICVPIN